The genomic DNA CCCACATTGGAACCCCATCGCACAAAAAATCGCAGGCAACAAAAAACCCGCAGACAATCACTGATCTGCGGGTTTCCTGTTTCAGCAGCAAGGAAGATCAAAAATCTTCCAGCCGCCACACCTCATAAGCCGGCGTCTCGTACGGATGACTGAGCTTCAACGCCGCCACAACAGCAACAATCAACTCATCCGCAACAACAAGCTCAACCTTCCATTCCTCAACCTGCTCGACCTGCCCTGCCTCACCAATAAACGGCTGACTCCCGTCCAAAGGCCGAAACTGACCCAAACCAAGCACCTGCCACGCACAGTGGTCATAGTCACCGATCTGCCCACCACCGGCAGCGAACACAGCCCCTTTGACCACCTCGACATGACTGTCAGGAACAAAAAACGCCAGCTTGTACACAGGCCTTAGTTCACCCAGACGCGAGCGTTACGGAACATACGCATCCAAGGTGCGTCCTCGTTCCAGTCTTCCGAACGCCACGAGTTCTGCACTGCACGGAACACACGCTCCGGGTGCGGCATCATGATCGTCACACGGCCATCACGGCTGGTGAGACCGGTAATCCCGCGCGGCGAACCGTTCGGGTTGGCCGGATAACGCTCGGTGACCTTGCCATGGTTGTCGACGAAACGCATCGCCACACAACCCGACAGATCCGCTTCCAGCAGCGCTTCTTCGCTGGAGAATTCGGCGTGACCTTCACCGTGAGCGATGGCGATCGGCATACGCGAACCGGCCATGCCCTGCAGGAAGATCGAGTTCGACTCCTGAACCTGAACCATCGCCACGCGCGCTTCGAACTGCTCGGAGCGGTTGCGCACGAAGTGCGGCCAGAACTCGCTGCCCGGGATCAGCTCGTGCAGGTTGGACATCATCTGGCAACCGTTGCACACGCCGAGGGTGAAGCTGTCGTTACGTTCGAAGAAACCCTGGAACGCATCGCGGGCGCGGCTGTTGAACAGTGCCGACTTGGCCCAGCCTTCACCGGCACCCAGTACGTCGCCGTAGGAGAAACCACCGCACGCCACCAGACCTTTGAACTCGTTCAGGTCGACACGGCCGGCCAGAATGTCGCTCATGTGCACGTCGATCGCGTTGAAACCGGCGCGGTCGAACGCGGCCGCCATTTCCACCTGACCGTTGACGCCCTGCTCACGCAGCACGGCAACCTGTGGGCGGATGCCTTTCTTGATGTAAGGCGCGGCGATGTCCTGGTTGACGTCGTAGCTGAGCTTGACGCTCAGGCCCGGGTTGTCTTCTTCCAGCAGCACGTCGAACTCTTGTTCGGCGCAGTCGGCGTTGTCGCGCAGACGCTGGATCTGGTAGCTGGTCTCAGCCCAGGTACGCTGCAGCAAACGACGCTGGCCTTCGAACACAGTGTCACCGTTGAAGGTGATGTTGATCTGGCCGTTGTTGATTGGCTGACCGATCACCGACACGCAATCGCCCAGACCGGCAGCGCTGAACTGCGCGAGGATGTCCGGCGTGGCGTCCTGACGAACCTGGATCACGGCGCCCAGTTCTTCGTTGAACAGGATCGCGGCGATGTCGGCCGACGTTTCAGCCAGACCGTCGAGGTTCAGGCTCAGACCGCAATGACCGGCGAAGGCCATTTCCACCACGGAGGTCAGCAGACCACCGTCGGAACGGTCGTGGTAAGCCAGCAGGTGACCGTCGGCGTTGAGGCCCTGGATCACGGCGAAGAAGGCTTTGAGATCTTCAGCATCATCGACGTCCGGCGCTTGCGAGCCGAGCTTGCCGTGCACCTGAGCGAGGATCGAAGCGCCCATGCGGTTCTGGCCGCGACCGAGGTCGATCAGGATCAGGTCGGTGGTGCCCTTGTCCATGCGCAGTTCCGGAGTCAGGGTCTGACGGATGTCAGCCACTGGCGCGAAACCGGTCACGATCAACGACATCGGCGAGGTCACGGTTTTTTCTTCGCCGTTATCGTTCCAGCGGGTGGCCATGGACATCGAGTCCTTGCCCACCGGAATGGTGATACCCAGCTCAGGGCACAGTTCCATGCCGACCGCTTTCACGGTGTCGTACAGACGCGCGTCTTCACCCGGGTGGCCAGCGGCGGACATCCAGTTCGCCGACAGTTTGATGTCGGAGAGCTTGTTGATGCGCGAAGCGGCAATGTTGGTCAGGGTTTCGCCGATGGCCATGCGGCCCGACGCCGGGGCGTCCAGCAGCGCCAGCGGAGTACGCTCGCCCATCGCCATCGCTTCACCGGTGTAGACGTCGAAACTGGTGGCGGTGACAGCAACGTCAGCCACCGGAACCTGCCACGGGCCAACCATTTGGTCACGGGCGACGAGGCCGGTGATGGTGCGGTCGCCGATGGTGATCAGGAAGCTCTTGCTCGCCACGGCCGGGTGATGCAGAACGCGTTCGATGCTTTCGCTGATGTCGAGGTTCGACGGATCGAAGTCATCGCCCAGCTCGGCTTCACGCACCACCGAACGGTGCATGCGCGGCGCCTTGCCCAGCAACACTTCCAGTGGCATGTCCACCGGGTTGTTGCCGAAGTGGCTATCGGTCACGGTCAGTTGCGGCTCGGCGGTGGCTTCACCAACGACGGCAAACGGGCAACGCTCACGTTCGCAGATCGCCTGGAAGCGCGCGAAGTCTTCAGGGCCGACGGCCAGAACATAACGCTCCTGGGATTCGTTGGACCAGATTTCGTGCGGGGCCATGCCCGGCTCGTCGTTAGGAATGTTGCGCAGTTCGAAACGGCCACCGCGCTCGCCGTCGTTGACCAGTTCCGGGAAGGCGTTGGACAGACCGCCCGCGCCGACGTCGTGGATGAAGCTGATCGGGTTTTTGTCACCCAGTTGCCAGCAACGGTCGATGACTTCCTGGCAGCGACGTTCCATTTCAGGGTTTTCACGCTGAACCGAAGCGAAGTCCAGATCCGCCGAGCTGGTGCCGGTGGCCATGGAGGAAGCCGCGCCGCCGCCCAGACCGATCAACATCGCCGGGCCGCCAAGCACGATCAGCTTGGAGCCAACGACGATTTCGCCTTTCTTGACGTGTTCTTCGCGGATGTTACCCATGCCGCCAGCGAGCATGATCGGCTTGTGGTAACCGCGAACTTCGTCACCGTGCGGGGTGGTGATCGACTGTTCGAAGGTACGGAAGTAACCCGTCAGGGCCGGACGACCGAATTCGTTGTTGAACGCGGCGCCGCCGAGCGGGCCTTCGATCATGATGTCCAGCGCCGTAACGATGCGCTCAGGCTTGCCGTACGGCACTTCCCACGGCTGTTCAAAGCCCGGGATCTGCAAGTTGGATACGGTGAAACCGGTCAGGCCAGCCTTTGGCTTGGCGCCACGACCGGTTGCGCCTTCGTCACGGATCTCGCCGCCGGAACCGGTGGATGCGCCCGGGAACGGGGCAATCGCGGTCGGGTGGTTGTGGGTTTCAACCTTCATCAGGATGTGCACCGGCTCCTGCACCGCGCCGTACTGGCGGGTTTCAGGATTCGGGAAGAAACGGCCGGCAACGTTGCCGACGATCACCGAAGCGTTGTCCTTATAAGCCGACAGAACGCCTTCGCTGTGCATCACGTAGGTGTTCTTGATCATGCCGAACAGGCTTTTTTCCTGGTTCTCACCATCAATATCCCAACTGGCGTTGAAGATCTTGTGACGGCAGTGCTCGGAGTTGGCCTGGGCGAACATCATCAGTTCGATGTCGTGCGGGTTGCGCTTGAGACCGTTGAAGGCGTCGACCAGGTAGTCGATCTCGTCTTCGGCCAAGGCCAGACCCAGCTCGGTGTTGGCTTTTTCCAGCGCGGCGCGACCGCCGCCGAGGATGTCGATCGCCGTCAGCGGCTTCGGCTCGGCGTGGCTGAACAGACCGGCGGCCTGCTCAAGGTTGCCGAGGACGATTTGCGTCATGCGGTCATGCAATACATCAGCAATCTGCTGGGCTTGGGCGTCGCTGAACTGACCGGCCACGTAGAACGCAATACCGCGCTCCAGGCGCTGGATCTTGCTCAGACCGCAGTTGCGGGCGATGTCGCTGGCCTTGCTCGACCATGGCGAGATGGTGCCGAAACGTGGCAACACCAGAAACAGACGGCCGGTCGGCTCTTGTACCGGAACACTTGGACCGTACTTCAGAAGGCGCGCAAGCACCTGCTGTTCGTCGCCGGTCAGGACGCCGGTGACTTCGGCGAAGTGAGCGAATTCAGCATACAGGCCACTGACAGACGGAACCTTCTGGCTCAGTTGCTCAAGGAGTTTGCTGTGGCGAAAGGCAGAAAGGGCAGGAGCGCCGCGCAGGATCAACATCTTCGGGACAGCCTCGGGAAGGGGTGTGCTTTGAGGCCGTGCATTCTAGCCTAAACCGACCTCAACATCACCCGAAACGCTACGCACGGTTGCACTCGGGTGTCGATCTGTGTTTCTGCCTCGAGAGTCAAATTTATGCAGCATCTGAGTGCGGCTTATTTTTACTGTAACAAAATGCCTTTCGGCCCTATTACTGCGGGGTTTCGGTCGGTTTTGTGATCTCTAGCAGACAACCCCTTAACTGTCGAGATATGGCGCCCGCAGTCCTTTGCGTATACTGCGCAAATGTTTTTCCCAACGGCTTTGCGTCCGCGGTACGCCAAATGGCTGATCGCAACCGGACTCTTCCTGGTGCTCGGTGGCTGTGTTGATAAACCCAACACACTCGAGCGCGTAAAGGAGGATGGCGTGCTGCGGGTGATTACCCGAAACAGCCCCGCCACCTACTTCCAGGATCGCAGCGGTGAAACCGGCTTCGAATACGAGCTGGTGAAGCGCTTTGCCGACGATTTGGGTGTGGAGCTTAAAATCGAGACCGCCGACAACATCGACGATCTCTTCAACCAGATCGGCAAGCCGAACGGCCCGGTGCTGGCTGCCGCAGGACTGGTCAGCAGCGACCAGCGCAAGCAGCAAGTGCGGTTCTCCCACTCCTACCTCGAAGTCACGCCGCAGATCATCTATCGCAACGGCCAGTCGCGGCCGACCGACGCCGGTGATCTGGTCGGCAAGAAGATCATGGTGCTCAAGGGCAGCACCCACGCCGAGCAACTGGCTGAGCTGAAAAAGAAGTATCCCGGCATCGAATACGAGGAATCTGACGCCGTTGAAGTCGTCGATCTGCTGCGTATGGTCGATGAAGGCCAGATTGACCTGACCCTGGTCGATTCCAACGAAGTGGCGATGAATCAGGTGTATTTCACCAATATTCGCGTGGCCTTCGACCTCGGCGATGCGCGCAGCCAGAGCTGGGCGGTGGGCCCCGGCGAAGACAACAGCCTGCTCAACGAGATCAACAGCTATCTGGACAAGGTGCAGAAGAACGGCACCCTGCAACGCCTGAAAGACCGTTATTACGGGCATGTCGACGTCCTCGGCTACATGGGCGCCACGACCTTCGCCCAGCACTTGCAGCAGCGTCTGCCCAAATACGAACAGCACTTCAAGAATTACGCCAAGAAAGAGAAAGTCGACTGGCGTCTGCTCGCCGCCATCGGTTATCAGGAATCGCTGTGGCAGCCGACGGTCACCTCGAAAACCGGTGTGCGCGGTTTGATGATGCTGACCCAGAACACCGCGCAGGCAATGGGCGTATCCAATCGCCTCGATCCGAAGCAGAGCATCATGGGCGGCGCCAAGTACCTGGCTTACATGAAAGATCAGCTCGACGACTCAATCAAGGAACCGGACCGGACGTGGTTTGCCCTGGCCGCGTATAACGTCGGCAGCGGCCATCTGGACGACGCGCGCAAACTGACCGCCAAGGAAGGGTTGAACCCGGACAAGTGGCTGGATGTGAAGAAAATCCTGCCGCGCCTGTCGCAGAAGCAGTGGTACAGCAAGACCCGCTACGGCTACGCCCGGGGCGGTGAGCCGGTGCATTTTGTGGCGAACATTCGTCGCTACTACGACATTCTCACCTGGGTGACCCAGCCGCAGCTCGAGGGCGATCAGGTGGCCGAGGGCAACCTGCATGTTCCGGCCATCGACAAGTCGAAACCGGCTCAAGAACCCGCCCCGCTCTAACCAACACCCCAAAAACAAATGTGGGAGCGAGCCTGCTCGCGAAGGCGTCGTGTCAGTCGACATCATCTTTGACTGAATACACCGCTTTCGCGAGCAGGCTCGCTTGTATGGTAGGACTTGAAGGGAGGAGGAGGGACAAGGCTCGATTCTGACTGTTGACGCAGCACAGACCGTGGGAGATTTCGCCCCTCCTCCTTTCACCCAAGCGCCGATAAAGAATGTAGTGGTCAACTAATCCCGGACACGACGTTAAGTTTTTTCTCGGCCTGAGCTGGGGCCAGTCCGTTGTTGAATTGGTGCGGTCTAATCCAGTTGTACCGATGCATCAGGTAATGACTGATGTCGCGGTGCGCTTCTTGAGCTGTCATGTAGCCCACGGTCGGTATCCATTCAGTTTTCAAGCTGCGAAACACACGCTCCATCGGCGCGTTATCCCAGCAGTTTCCACGACGGCTCATGCTTTGGCGCATGCGGTAACGCCAGAGCCGTTGGCGAA from Pseudomonas baetica includes the following:
- a CDS encoding YqfO family protein is translated as MYKLAFFVPDSHVEVVKGAVFAAGGGQIGDYDHCAWQVLGLGQFRPLDGSQPFIGEAGQVEQVEEWKVELVVADELIVAVVAALKLSHPYETPAYEVWRLEDF
- the mltF gene encoding membrane-bound lytic murein transglycosylase MltF gives rise to the protein MFFPTALRPRYAKWLIATGLFLVLGGCVDKPNTLERVKEDGVLRVITRNSPATYFQDRSGETGFEYELVKRFADDLGVELKIETADNIDDLFNQIGKPNGPVLAAAGLVSSDQRKQQVRFSHSYLEVTPQIIYRNGQSRPTDAGDLVGKKIMVLKGSTHAEQLAELKKKYPGIEYEESDAVEVVDLLRMVDEGQIDLTLVDSNEVAMNQVYFTNIRVAFDLGDARSQSWAVGPGEDNSLLNEINSYLDKVQKNGTLQRLKDRYYGHVDVLGYMGATTFAQHLQQRLPKYEQHFKNYAKKEKVDWRLLAAIGYQESLWQPTVTSKTGVRGLMMLTQNTAQAMGVSNRLDPKQSIMGGAKYLAYMKDQLDDSIKEPDRTWFALAAYNVGSGHLDDARKLTAKEGLNPDKWLDVKKILPRLSQKQWYSKTRYGYARGGEPVHFVANIRRYYDILTWVTQPQLEGDQVAEGNLHVPAIDKSKPAQEPAPL
- the purL gene encoding phosphoribosylformylglycinamidine synthase; translated protein: MLILRGAPALSAFRHSKLLEQLSQKVPSVSGLYAEFAHFAEVTGVLTGDEQQVLARLLKYGPSVPVQEPTGRLFLVLPRFGTISPWSSKASDIARNCGLSKIQRLERGIAFYVAGQFSDAQAQQIADVLHDRMTQIVLGNLEQAAGLFSHAEPKPLTAIDILGGGRAALEKANTELGLALAEDEIDYLVDAFNGLKRNPHDIELMMFAQANSEHCRHKIFNASWDIDGENQEKSLFGMIKNTYVMHSEGVLSAYKDNASVIVGNVAGRFFPNPETRQYGAVQEPVHILMKVETHNHPTAIAPFPGASTGSGGEIRDEGATGRGAKPKAGLTGFTVSNLQIPGFEQPWEVPYGKPERIVTALDIMIEGPLGGAAFNNEFGRPALTGYFRTFEQSITTPHGDEVRGYHKPIMLAGGMGNIREEHVKKGEIVVGSKLIVLGGPAMLIGLGGGAASSMATGTSSADLDFASVQRENPEMERRCQEVIDRCWQLGDKNPISFIHDVGAGGLSNAFPELVNDGERGGRFELRNIPNDEPGMAPHEIWSNESQERYVLAVGPEDFARFQAICERERCPFAVVGEATAEPQLTVTDSHFGNNPVDMPLEVLLGKAPRMHRSVVREAELGDDFDPSNLDISESIERVLHHPAVASKSFLITIGDRTITGLVARDQMVGPWQVPVADVAVTATSFDVYTGEAMAMGERTPLALLDAPASGRMAIGETLTNIAASRINKLSDIKLSANWMSAAGHPGEDARLYDTVKAVGMELCPELGITIPVGKDSMSMATRWNDNGEEKTVTSPMSLIVTGFAPVADIRQTLTPELRMDKGTTDLILIDLGRGQNRMGASILAQVHGKLGSQAPDVDDAEDLKAFFAVIQGLNADGHLLAYHDRSDGGLLTSVVEMAFAGHCGLSLNLDGLAETSADIAAILFNEELGAVIQVRQDATPDILAQFSAAGLGDCVSVIGQPINNGQINITFNGDTVFEGQRRLLQRTWAETSYQIQRLRDNADCAEQEFDVLLEEDNPGLSVKLSYDVNQDIAAPYIKKGIRPQVAVLREQGVNGQVEMAAAFDRAGFNAIDVHMSDILAGRVDLNEFKGLVACGGFSYGDVLGAGEGWAKSALFNSRARDAFQGFFERNDSFTLGVCNGCQMMSNLHELIPGSEFWPHFVRNRSEQFEARVAMVQVQESNSIFLQGMAGSRMPIAIAHGEGHAEFSSEEALLEADLSGCVAMRFVDNHGKVTERYPANPNGSPRGITGLTSRDGRVTIMMPHPERVFRAVQNSWRSEDWNEDAPWMRMFRNARVWVN